Proteins from a genomic interval of Quercus robur chromosome 9, dhQueRobu3.1, whole genome shotgun sequence:
- the LOC126698509 gene encoding cytokinin hydroxylase-like: MGLLELATGFNIAALLVFFLFLITLRVLFSCWISPTLKYWKIRRNGFGGPTPSFPFGNIKDIVKMSGDSSLQSSNSPHDIHSNVFPYFAQWQKSHGKTFIYWLGTEPFLYIAEPEFLKKMSGSVMAKSWGKPTVFKNDRDPMFGNGLVMVEGDEWVRQRHVITPAFNPINLKVMASLMVESATNMLDNWTTFINSGKPEIDAEREIIKTAGEIIAKTSFGVSYKTGKNVLEKLRALQVTLFKSNRFVGVPFSKFFCPKKTLEAKRLGKEIDQLFLSIINDRKKSIKGKTPQDLLGILLQGSPVDSRLGKILSQQELVDECKTFFFGGHETTALAITWTLLLLAMNPEWQDQLRDEIREVVKDGEIDVNTLAGLKKMGWVLNEVLRLYPSAPNVQRQAREDIRVDDLTIPNGTNMWIDVVAMHHDPELWGEDVNEFKPERFKGDMYGGCKNKMGYLPFGFGGRMCVGRNLTFMEYKIVLTLILSRFSFTLSPTYIHSPAILLSLRPKYGLPLRFHPL; this comes from the exons atggGGTTGCTTGAGCTGGCTACAGGTTTTAACATAGCCGCGTTGCtggttttttttctcttcctgaTCACCTTAAGAGTGTTATTTTCTTGCTGGATTTCACCAACTCTTAAGTATTGGAAAATTCGGAGAAATGGGTTTGGAGGACCAACTCCAAGTTTTCCTTTTGGTAACATTAAGGATATCGTTAAGATGTCCGGTGATTCTTCGTTGCAGTCTTCGAATTCTCCACATGATATACACTCAAATGTTTTTCCCTACTTTGCACAATGGCAAAAGAGTCATG GAAAAACGTTCATATACTGGCTGGGCACAGAGccatttttatatatagcaGAACCTGAGTTCCTAAAGAAAATGTCTGGATCGGTCATGGCAAAGAGTTGGGGAAAGCCAACTGTGTTCAAAAATGATAGAGACCCTATGTTTGGCAATGGTTTGGTCATGGTTGAAGGAGATGAGTGGGTTCGCCAGCGACATGTCATTACCCCTGCATTCAATCCAATCAACTTGaag GTTATGGCAAGCTTAATGGTGGAGTCAGCCACTAATATGCTAGATAATTGGACTACCTTCATTAATTCAGGAAAGCCAGAGATTGATGCAGAGAGAGAAATTATAAAAACAGCTGGAGAGATCATTGCTAAGACAAGCTTTGGTGTAAGTTACAAAACTGGCAAGAATGTGTTAGAAAAACTAAGAGCCCTGCAAGTGACTCTCTTTAAGTCTAACCGCTTTGTGGGGGTCCCTTTTAGCAAATTCTTTTGCCCTAAGAAAACCCTAGAGGCCAAAAGACTTGGCAAGGAAATCGACCAACTGTTTTTATCAATCATAAATGATCGAAAAAAATCGATTAAAGGGAAAACTCCACAAGACTTGCTAGGCATATTGCTTCAAGGGAGTCCTGTTGATAGCCGATTAGGAAAGATATTATCACAGCAGGAATTAGTGGATGAGTGCAAGACCTTCTTCTTTGGAGGCCATGAGACAACAGCATTGGCAATCACGTGGACACTCTTACTTTTGGCCATGAATCCAGAGTGGCAAGACCAGTTGAGAGATGAGATCAGAGAAGTTGTTAAAGATGGAGAGATTGATGTCAATACGCTTGCTGGACTAAAGAAg ATGGGATGGGTGTTAAATGAGGTTCTTCGACTTTATCCATCAGCACCAAACGTACAAAGGCAAGCGAGAGAAGACATTCGAGTGGATGACCTAACAATTCCTAATGGAACCAACATGTGGATTGACGTGGTGGCCATGCACCATGACCCAGAACTATGGGGTGAGGATGTGAATGAGTTCAAGCCAGAGAGGTTCAAGGGTGACATGTATGGAGGGTGCAAGAACAAGATGGGGTATCTGCCTTTTGGGTTTGGAGGAAGAATGTGTGTTGGTAGGAACTTGACGTTTATGGAGTACAAGATTGTCCTAACCCTAATTCTCTCTAGGTTTTCTTTTACCCTCTCCCCAACTTACATTCATTCTCCTGCTATTTTGCTCTCTCTAAGGCCTAAGTATGGATTGCCTCTCAGATTTCATCCCCTTTAG